A single region of the Borrelia hermsii DAH genome encodes:
- the psgB gene encoding HemN-related non-iron pseudo-SAM protein PsgB translates to MNFLCLTDLSIYIDLTRCFSYVFFNKILHELSCCLEVLGFPKIKTLYIKYETLGFGNDANLESFLTSLSKNFDFVTLDEFTFELHPGEITPSLLTILNDFSVSRISLDVKSFSSKFLRILGASWISVGRVNIAVDNIHKFDFDLNIDLSINIPYQEKMHLKSDLVKVIACAPEHICLSEVLVDEENCNIELFKEVSCNYDEAKAEYFWFYALDFLESSGYINYEISNFALKGHESKHNARYWALKPYLGLGINSVSLLVAHKGDGLEAVIRRDDNFLGSPRASATFESLSDLDFFICHFITNLGTKNGLDVSILKRRFIYNQENFYKLIDYLLSLSKSVVFSNDILYLDGHERFKLDFYLRLIREYLINNSFKVNFKFL, encoded by the coding sequence GTGAATTTTTTGTGTTTAACGGATTTAAGTATTTATATTGATCTTACCAGATGTTTTAGTTATGTTTTCTTTAATAAGATATTGCATGAGTTGTCTTGTTGCTTAGAGGTTTTGGGCTTCCCAAAAATTAAGACTCTTTATATTAAATATGAAACCTTGGGATTTGGTAATGATGCTAATTTAGAATCATTTTTAACTTCTCTTTCTAAAAATTTTGATTTTGTTACATTAGATGAATTTACCTTTGAATTGCATCCTGGAGAGATTACACCTTCGCTTTTAACAATTTTAAATGATTTTTCTGTTAGTAGAATTAGTCTTGATGTAAAGAGTTTTTCTTCAAAATTTTTAAGGATTTTGGGTGCTTCTTGGATATCTGTAGGTAGAGTAAATATCGCAGTTGATAATATTCATAAGTTTGATTTTGATTTGAATATTGATTTAAGTATTAATATTCCTTATCAAGAAAAAATGCATCTTAAGAGTGATTTAGTAAAGGTAATTGCATGTGCTCCTGAACATATTTGTCTTTCAGAAGTTTTAGTTGATGAAGAAAATTGTAATATTGAGCTTTTTAAAGAGGTTTCTTGTAATTATGATGAGGCTAAGGCTGAATATTTTTGGTTTTATGCTCTTGATTTTTTGGAATCTAGTGGTTATATAAATTATGAGATTTCAAATTTTGCCTTAAAGGGGCATGAGAGTAAACATAATGCAAGGTATTGGGCTCTTAAACCATATTTGGGTCTTGGAATAAATTCTGTTAGTTTGCTTGTTGCGCATAAAGGTGATGGTCTTGAGGCTGTAATTAGGAGGGATGATAATTTTTTAGGGAGTCCCAGAGCTTCGGCAACTTTTGAGAGTTTAAGTGATTTAGATTTTTTTATTTGTCATTTTATTACAAATCTTGGCACTAAGAATGGTCTTGATGTCTCTATTTTAAAGCGTAGGTTTATATATAATCAGGAAAATTTTTATAAGCTTATTGATTATCTTTTGAGTTTAAGTAAATCAGTTGTTTTTAGCAATGATATTCTTTATTTAGATGGGCATGAAAGATTTAAATTGGATTTTTATCTTCGGTTGATTAGAGAATATTTAATTAATAATTCTTTTAAAGTGAATTTTAAATTTCTTTAA
- the rpiA gene encoding ribose 5-phosphate isomerase A → MEEQKKLVSQYAIDHYIKSNMHLGIGTGTTVFYAIKYLSDKIKSGDLKNLKLYPTSSDTKYLLAKENITYESKFTKFSKNIDITIDGADEILLEKKALIKGGGAAHLMEKIIAYNSHQLLIIADETKIVQTLGEKVSVPIEIVPDALPFITANLEKMNFNPVLRTCKFKAGPIITDNNNYILDVKMNIENPKGAEKYFKLLPGILEIGIFNHQNTKVIYYQNGQIKEI, encoded by the coding sequence ATGGAAGAACAAAAAAAGTTAGTCTCACAATACGCAATTGATCATTATATAAAAAGCAACATGCATCTTGGCATTGGAACAGGAACAACCGTTTTTTATGCAATTAAATATTTAAGCGACAAAATAAAATCTGGAGACTTAAAAAATTTGAAACTTTATCCAACAAGTAGTGATACAAAATATTTACTTGCAAAAGAAAATATTACATATGAATCCAAATTCACAAAATTTAGCAAAAATATAGACATCACAATTGATGGGGCTGATGAAATTTTATTAGAAAAAAAAGCCCTAATAAAGGGTGGTGGAGCAGCTCATTTAATGGAAAAGATAATAGCATACAATTCTCATCAACTATTGATTATTGCAGATGAAACAAAAATTGTACAAACTTTAGGAGAAAAAGTGTCTGTACCAATTGAAATTGTCCCAGATGCTCTTCCATTTATTACGGCGAACCTAGAAAAAATGAACTTTAACCCTGTTCTAAGGACTTGTAAATTCAAAGCAGGCCCAATCATAACTGATAATAATAACTACATCTTAGATGTAAAAATGAATATTGAAAATCCTAAAGGGGCTGAAAAATACTTTAAATTACTTCCAGGAATACTTGAGATTGGTATTTTCAACCATCAAAATACTAAAGTTATATACTATCAAAATGGACAGATTAAAGAAATTTAA